The genomic region TCAGAGAAGGATTTCTCTAAAAAATCATTTAAGAGCCCTCCACCACTGCTATTACACATTCACAAGATATATGGATGTGATATGTCCTTGTTGTTAGGCTTTATTCAGCAGTTTACCCATCCACATATCCAAATTTAAATCCCGCTCTATGAGCAGTGCAAAATAGTATTTTTGGTGACCATATGGATAAATTGTTGGACACGGTCTTATGGAACTCTATCATGTAGCGGTCACTTATTTATATTGATATTGTATCTTGTTTAGTCGACAGGTGTAACTCTGTGTTAAATTGTTGTTTAATTCAACATTGGGTTTAAATAGcgtaccaaaataaaagttggttACTGAGATATTTTATCTCACACTTGCTCCAGTAATTGGTGCTTGCTTAGAAGGGGAGAGGATTAGCTACCTTCGTTAATTAACTTCGTATTTAAAAGCTTAATGATTCGTTTTTGTTCATTAGAATTGAGAGGGGGTGTTTAAAGTATGCTTAATGACCGTATTTTTTGTTGGTGTTGAAGTAACTCATATTCGCTACTATTTTCTTTAACGTTAATTTGATGCTTTTAGGCATCTATATATCTTTCTTTGGTGTTGCTTATAAATATACGAAGGAACTACTGTCAAAATGCTCGTTTGAGTATATCACGACTGTTGTCTGTGAATCGGACGTGTTACACTTTTGAAGCGCCTTTTCCCTGTACTGTAAACAAAAGCACTATTGGTACAATCTTGTGTTTGTTTTATTTTTTTTCCCCCTCAAACTTGTACGTACCGCTGGATCGAACAACTCGCTGTGACCATGGGACAAACGGCGAGCAAAGCAAACTGACGATGCTATCGTGTCATCACTCGACCAGAAATCGATAGTGACGATAAGCAGAGCGACAAAGGACGCGACAACAGACCCTGCAATGCATGCAACATGGATCTACCATGGAATTGACTGTGAAGGCTAAAAACACGCACATCGTATCTCGGATTGATCTATCGTAGACCGATCACCCACACCACCGATGGCTCACTGAACCTTGCCGCAGAGTCGCGCCGCGCGTCGCCGGCCGAtgacgtcgtcgtcgtcgtcctctccTCCCTCATCAAGGCGCCCCACAGCCTTTGCCCGACCGACCAAAAACAAAACCGATGGTCCAAAACCGGATAGTGGATACGTGTCCGTCGCTCGACCACGTACAAGCGCAACAAGTACGGCCGAGAAACCGATGGACCGATCGAGACACGCCTGAGCGGGAGCGCTCGGCGCTTGACgggtagtactactactactagtagAACCGGCGATTGACCATgaccaaaaaaaataaaaaataaaaaacgtGCGATGCCGGCTGCCCACGGGATCGTGACGTGCCTTGGCGACCGAATCGAATTGGAACCTCGGCGCGCGTGGTTTTGGTTGGGCAGAGACGCCGGATTAGGACCGTCCAGCCAATCAATCAGGCGTCAGGCAGGCGACGATGGAGCTGGCCGAGCAGACGAGAGCGCGTGGGATATTCCTGTGCCGTGGCCTCGTGACAAGACGACGCGGACGGCGCGACAAAAAAAGAGGAAAAAGGCGAGCCCCGGATGCCGGTTGAGGTTGAGCTATCCTATAGTAGTACTGCTGCTGTAGTACTGTACTTCACGCACCGCTACGGGCTGGCAACGAATTGATCACGTGCATGTCCGGAGTAGTAGTAATTTTCTGCGTGATAAGAAGTACGAATTTATCTTTTCTCTATATATAATTTTTTTTATAGATTATTCGATTTTTTTAATCTTAAACATTTCCAACGGCGTTCTCtatatcttattttttatatacaTATCAAAGACAGATATAAGAGACATTTTGCTCCAAATTTTTATTTAATCGGTTGTCTAAAATATAGAGATGGATGGAGAAGAAAGAGAGTCTACATAGAAAGGATGTAGTGTGTATTTTTTTTACTCTTGTATACTCCCTCATTCACATTAAATAAAGTGTGCacatttattttacaaaaaaagtcAACGCATTGAAAATTTGACTAACAAATCAACCAAAAACACATATATCTAATGTATGCATGTTACATAATTGGATTAATACTAAGATATAATTTAGTATTGTGCACATTTTTTATTGATTTGTGGTATATTTTAAAAGAAATAAATGGTAAAAGTTCTGCTTTGAAGACCGTGCCAAAAAACAACCATATGACTTTATTTTATGGGACAGAGGGAGTATTTTATTATAACATAtaagtaggggtggtaatggaccgTTTCTTTATAATTTGTTAGGGTCCTAAattatttttagtttaaaaataaatataaatagAGCTCGTTCCTGTTCCAAAAAAATATCCTTGTACATAAGAGGCCACCCTTGTCCTTTGAAACTACTAATGGACAAATAAAATCTTCTACATTTAGATATATTTAGAGTAGTTGGCCAAGTACAGGAACGGTTCGTGGTCGCTAATTGCGGTGCGTGGCTTTGGCGCTGGCCTTTACTGTATGTTTATCTGCCGCGCTCGGGCTAGCTTAGCTGGCGCTGGCTGGAGGGCGACCGCGACGCCGACGCGGAAGGGGGTCCGTGCGCGTGGTGGCGCGTGCGTACGCGACGCGCCGGGTTGCGACAAACCGGGCGTTCCGCGACAAAAGAAAAGGGGGGCGGGGGGTTCGCGAGGCCAGGCCGGGCCGGGCCCGGCGCTTGATTACTACGCGCGGCGCACCGCACCGCGGTTTTGGTCGCCGGACCGGACGGCGAAACGCGAAAAATAAAGGGTTTCTGGCTTCAGCTCTGCGGTGCTACGCTACGCGACAAGGTGGGGGCGCGTGGTGCTCATGCttcgtagtagtagtagtattaaaTTATTGGCGCGGTGTACTAGTACTATTACGCCTGGCCATTAGCGAAGAAAAAACACATGTCTAGGATTTTTTTTTTTGTCATTGCCAGCGAGACAAAAGACCACTTCCGGATCGAGACCGGCGGCCGGCCGGCCAGGCGTGCTTGACCTGTGCAGCGCAGGAGCGGGATCGAGCGCGCGTGAGCTGGTTGAGCCCAGCACGTTTCGCACGGACCAACGTAGGTCAAGCAAAGCAAATGCCAGTAGCAGGGTCCGTGCATATATATAAAAAAAATTATGATAATAATCACGCATGGATGGATGGATGCAGCCTCGACGTCGAGTGGCTGGCTGGTGCGCCGAGTAGCAGCGGTACTAGTACTACTACCACGCACAGGCAGCGTTAATGCGGATCCATGGCCACATCAAAGTTGCCAGCGACAAGCGATCGAGTACCGCACCGCAAACGTCCAATGCCGTGCGGCGTGCGCCTACCAGTCTACCACCCAGCTGGAGTAGCCAGCGAGCCAAGAGCGCGCACGCACGCACGCGCACGGCCGGGCCGGCGTCGCTTCGATCGCCCTCCTCACTTCCAGCCAGCGAGCATGCCCTGCTGCCGACCTCCTCGCCCCGGCCGAGGACCACCCCCGCTCGGCTGTAGCGTGCGCGCACCACTACGGCCGGGCCCGGCCGACCAAGTCATTTGGCAGCCAGCGACGCGGCTGCAGCGTTGCGTATGCGCCGTGACAAAACGTCGCGGGTCACGACAAGGAGGAGACGGAGACACCCCCCACCGCGGTGGACGCGCGTACGACGCCGACGCTGGCCGGGGGCCAATGAACGGATAGGGTTGGTTTGGGCTTTGGCCTCCGGCGGCCGGCGCCACGAAACAAAGCCGGGCGCGTGTGTTGGGGAATTGCTGCTGCGGCCAGGGCGAGGCCCACGCGCGCCGAGACGTGTCTCTCGCTCGGCTCCCCCGGCCTTGCGCTTGCGCGGCTCGGAGTCAAGTGTCGAGCGTAGAGCCTGCGATCCGGTGGCCTGACACGAGTCTCAGTTTTTTTTTTTTGGCCATTCAAGTCCAGTCCGACCCGACCTGCTAGCCTGGTCAGGTCTATTTTGTACCTGTGTCAGTCAGCTCAGTCTGTACGGCATCAGGCTACGAATGGGTTGCTTCCACGACACAGCGAGCGCCACGGTTTAGCCCGAACCAGCCCGGCCGTTAACGGTAGGCACATGACTCCTTAGACTGATCCAATCCAAAAAAAAAACTGTGCCTGCAGTAGCGCGAAACTGACAGTGGACAAACGAATTCATTCAAACAGAAAATGTGCCAGATATAGTTGAGATAGGAAAAGGTAATATAGAAACACCGACACACGTATACTCCCCCAAAACAAAAACTTATCATGATACCGTCAACACACATACGTAACTTCAGTTTTATATATCTTGAAACTAATGAGATAAAAGAGAACAAGAGTCAATATCGCAAATCCACCGTAACTCACGCAGCTATCCAAAACATGTCAGGCGTGTTTGTCATGACATCGTAGTTGCCTAGTTGGCCTGGTTAGGGAGCCGGCTGCAAGCTGCAACCGCCCCCGGCCCGCGCTTAGTTTTTTTTTCTCTCGTGTTCGGTGGCTCCTCGCCTGCCTACGATGATTTGGAGTTGGGGCAGGCGGGCCGTGGGCTCGAGCTTAACATTGTGGAAAAAAACAATAATCCCTCCGTCCCAATTTAAAACTTGTTTTAGATAATTTATAGATTCATACCATATTTGATATATATGatttatatatgtgtctataTTTATCTCATCTATTTGTATATAGACATAATAAATTAAGTGATAAAACGAATACTTATTTCGGGACAAAAGGGAGTAGAATTTAGCTGACTTTTAGTAAAACTCAGTTAAGTTTCATGCATAACCACAGCCAACGACCTCCGCTGGTTACGGATGTTTGCAAACCATGTTTGTGCAGTGGTAAGCCTCATACAAAGAATAGGTGCCTGCCACGTGTGCATTCAGATCCAAGGATTACGCTAGCTACGGGTAGAGTGCCATATTATTATTATGCTTAGATGATTGCAGTAGCCCGCGCCCAAGCCTCAAGCTTCCCGCAGAACAGTTAATTCACAAACAAATCACATAGCTTCTTTTGGCAGGAAAGATGAAGTCATGAGAGCAAGGGCATGATATACGCATTCCAGGTCACACAAGAGGACAGAAAGGAGTGCGAGTACCAAACAAATTGGAAGCACCTGGATTCCAATCTGAAAGCAATAAGACAGAGGCCCTACAATTATTTGCAGCTGCTAAAGGAGAGGCCATGGTACATGGAAGGAAGACAAAAACTTTCAGACACGCTCGACAACTACAGTCATCGTGAGTACAGCTTGTATGATTGGCAAAAGAATCATTGCACGAACATTAAAAACTGGTGCGAACGTCAATTATTAGCGGCGAAAGGCTAACATTATAGGTCATGCCTTTTAGCCTGAAAACGAGATAACACAGAAATGCCTCGGCGGCACCACTATAATGACCCTAATGAAAAAATCTCCTACATGTTTGGTTCCTTTCAGTTCATATGATCGACGAGGTACTGTACAAGTACATTTCGCATGTATCGCCACTTGAGCTCTAACACCACTATTGAGATTCCAAAGGAGAGCGCTGATTGCTTGAGAACAATGAAACTTGCTGATTTCCCAACATGGCAGAAAAGCATGGCAGCTGAATAAATATTCAGCCAAAATCTCCATGTAGTGCCTCCACTATGATGAAGCTGGAACCGCGATACCAATCACAAAGGCACCTCACCTTCGCCTTGCTGCATCATGTATGGTGAGTGTGATGTATCGTCTTGATAAATGCCCTGGATGTCTTCTATGACTTTATGTCCCATAACCAGCTGTATAACTTGTGTGCACAACAAGAATGGTTAACAAAAGGTAGcaggttcaaaatttagttgCAGGGCCAACATGTCCTGATCAACTTCAGCCGTCTGCTCAGGTACTACATTTCATAGACATCACTTCTGCCGTGCACCTCTATTAACACTGGAGAGCTCTGGGTTTCATTTCATGTAGTCCTCTTGCTCTTTGAATAGCAAAGGCATTCAAATTGCGGTCGAGTAAAACAGGTAGCTTGTCAGAAAGCAAAAATTTACACCAATAGGTGGAGCAGATTGGTCCTGCAAATGTATGATCATCACTAATCACTACATCAGTGATTTAATATAATAGGTAAGCTTCAGTTTGGTTGCAAAAAAAACAATCATTACATATAGTTCATTGTCACTAAGAAGAAACTTGTTACAATACAATACAGTGATCACAAGTCAGTAGAAACAGAAATGTATTTATAATTGTCGTGACCATCAGTACAGAAGCCTAGGAAAAAGAAGATATGATGATACGGCCTGGTCTCTTGGGGCTGCGtaggggagaggagaggagagaactAGACTGGGGTAGAGATCTCAGGAGGTAGGGACTCCAGCTGGTCACTGGGACTCCACCGGCACTGTCGGAGGCTGCGCGATCAGCCACAGTGACCAAGGAGTTCCCACAACAGGAAACTGTTTTTCTTGGATAAAGAAAACCTAATACAAACTACTCACCTTTATAGCACAGGTGCGGCTGATTACCCTCAACTAACTGACAAGATTATCTGATGCTAATAATAAGGAAGCAGAACCAACTAACTCCAGGACTCAACTATCTGATCCTAATATTAAAGAATTAGATCTAACCAACTCCTGAACCTATGGCGACGCTTCCAACCGACCTCTGGACCTATGGCGGCGCATGTACTGCTGTCCCAGGAAGGAGTCGACAACATATGAACTCAGCATCTCCAATAATTCTTCAATTAGAGCTTAAAATAAACCAGTAAGAAAGCAAAAATGAAACCGCAATCTGTTAGCAAGCATGATTACAGAACATTTTTAGTGATACTGACAAATACTGACATTCCCCACCTACTCCCAAACACAGCTATCATTTTCCCAATTTCATTTCAGAGCCTGTTAAAGCGGACAGTTTTGGTTTCCTAATACTTTCCAAATTTAAGTTTATCAAATAAATGTGGTATATAAAAGTAAAAAGGAACAACACAGACAAAAAAAACATCCTTATGAGCAGTTCTGACTTTCATTTTGTCTTTGCTAATAAATCAAAGGTTTACCAGAAGTGTACCTCAAAGATCCATCAGCTAACGTAAGTGGCAGAATCTATTTGGCCATTGAAAATTACAATACAATATGGAAAAATACAACAGTAATTTTTATTGCAGAAGTGGGTTCTCTAACTTCGGCCAAGTTTATAGAAAAACACATTTACATCTACAGTATCAAATTAGTTTTTGTTAGATTCCCCATAAAAATAGGTTTTCATAGTGCATTTATTTGAACCTGTGGATGCTAAAATATTTTATAGAAATATTGTCACAGTCAAAGAAGTTTGGCTTACGAGAAAACTAAATAAAGTGAACTATAATTTGGAATAAGCACGAAAACTAATGCAAACCAACTTGAAACCATGCGCTACAGTACCAAAGGTACTCACTACTCACATGAATGATAGTTGTACAAGGGATCATATGCTGCAGAAGCACTTGTTGCAGATCTTTCTTGTAGTTGTACACCTATGTCGTGCTCTAGTGTGCATCCTTAACCATATTTCCAACAATTAACTTCGGTACTAATATTCTTGAGGTCCGTGTTCATAATACTAAAGTTGAGAAGGCAATCTATCTTCAATGGTAAAATTTCAAGCAGATATCACTTATATTAACCATTAATCATAGTTTTAATCATGGGCCCCCCAAAATATCGGATATGTTCTTGCTAGTGAAAATATTTCAGTTGGGTGCCAACACAATTTTAACATCAAGAAAAATCCACAAATGGAAGGCACTAATATGGATAAACTAGATGTAGATTTACCGAATTTATCAAATGTGGAATAGTATAGCTTTGATACCTTGATATAACATAAAATCAAGGGTGTAGTTAACATAGAAAAAAGAGTCCACCCTTGTGATATcaatggcccctgggatgggatatcctggcccaaggcttaatagaattaatagagtattcataccaacaaggtgcatctttttttcggaagcctatctcaaaagaacctccaaatcaagcgtgcttggcttggagcaatttgggatgggtgaccgaccggaaagttttctcgggtgcgtatgagtgaggacaaagtgcgcacaaaagacctgtgttggtctgtggagacgatatatgatcctagagagctggcaggagtaagtaccgccggtctagggattggacggggtgttacaacacTGCTTTATCTATGCGGTTGTGGGAGTATGAATGATATCGTATGTGTCAAGCAAAGCATCAATAAAATAATAATCGAGATATCAGACTGCTGTCAGCCTGTCACAGAACATGGACGAAGTAATCGTAAGGTATGGTTATAACCAACTGATTTGAGGACATAGTCTTCACAGACAAAGGTTTGTTTCAGGAagggtaaagaaaagtgaaaacaaGAAAATATGATTCATAAGCTTTTCATGAGCTCTAAAGTATACCCTATTAGAAAATAAGAATCAAAGGAATAATTCTTTATTGTAATCTCTTAGTGAAGAACTAATAAGAACATACAGCCCCTCTGGCAAAGACTGCTTAGAGAACCACAGATGCATGACAGAATTACAAAGAACTGTCTACGGTAGTGCTTCTACTTCAAACCTAATCATAATGTCATGAGGATGTAAATAGAACCTTACTATTTCTACATGGTTGTAACAAACGCGCTTGTGGGGTATTGGGGTAAACACCACTGAGGAATGGCAGACCATGACTGAAGTGGAAAGATTTGATGACAAAGATGAAACCATAGATTGGGGTGACCATAACATTTTAGCCGAGAAAAGACTAGCTCAGTCTTTTCTAGCTAGTTATAAAAGGGCTCCTTAATACTTAATCGAGATATAAACATGCATACATCATATATGATGTAAAATGGCAATAACTAAATAAACCTATCCAAATGAATGATCAGTAGCTACATTACTTATCACATAAGCATAGCAATTAGCTTGCAAACTAATTTAAAGCTGCACACCACAGTACACAAGTCTTCAGTAATCACTTGATGATAGTACCCTAAAGGTCCTAATAGGTTGCACAAAAAGCTTTCAAATGCATATCTTACTAGTATTTGACATTAAAAACACTCGTGCGTCAGTTTGGGTGTTGATATACTGAGAAAAAATAATCCTCCCAAAACTAGAATAATATGAGTctcaatataaaagaaatttcCCAGGGTGCAGTCAGCATTACAGAAGAAAACATTCCTCTAGTATCTACATGGTTGTGGTTGTGGTAGTTTCTGTTATATGTTACGAAAGGCATATATATCAACAATAAAGCCTAAATCCCAGATTATCCTGTCATAGAATCTAATATAGGGGACAAATATGTGAAGCCAGAGAAATCTGTTTCAGGCATCATTCTGTTCAGAATTAAGGGTCTTAAAGCTAAAAAATAAACATGATATGTCTGTCTGCTCATGAACTAAGTATCATGATTAACAAGATAAAATAAAAGATTTTTTTGTTGGTTTTAATGTCTTAGCTAACAGCTACAAACCTTACAGGTCCTTAGCCAAATAGTGCTTCAAGAACCTCAGGCGCTCCAGCACCATTAAAAAAACTTGTTATGACAATATCTGCTATGTCAGAAGTTAGAACCTTACCAAAATGTCAAATTTATGTTTATGTGGTACTTCTAAATTGCTCAATTCTCTTACTACACAGAAAACGCAGTAATACGAGTTGAAAATTTAGATATGCTGTAATCTAAAATCGCTGTCTAATTTTTCAAAATGCCAACATCAACAGTATAAGTGCAGCTATACAGATAATATATATAAAAGAAAAGCCACGTAAACATGGTGAATGCACTTAAATATTCAGAATGAGTATCAACTCACAAGTTATTGATCAGACATGTCGTCACGAACAGCAAACCCATGCTTCCACATCATGCCAATTATAGTGTTGGCTTCAGTCCTCCTACCACAACTAACATATGCCTTGTACATGATCCAAAATGTCTTCTTTGTTCGATCAAACTTCAAACATTCCATCTCATCGAGCACCCCATGCATCTCTTCCAACCGATAGTGCTTCCCATACATCACCATCTTGCAGTGGTACAAACTCCGGCACAGCTTCCAACCAGCATCTTCGGCCCGTCGGACAAAAAGTGCAAGTCTGTCAACCGCGTCATACTGAAAATAGTTACATATGATGGACCGCATCACCTTTACTGCGGTAACAATGGTATTGCGTTCCAATGCCTCAGAAATATACAGCTCCATCCCCTCGGTCAACCCCTCCTGAGCATACACCTTAATTAAGAGGACATTTAGCCATGGCCTGTAATCATCAGGACCCAACTTCTTGAGCAAATCCTCAATCTTTTGGATTCTACCTACATGGTAAAACTTGCAGTATGCGCACAGCATTGCACGTATATGCAAAATGTCAACCTTTATGCCAAGCTTGCAAGCACGCTCATAAGCTTGCTCCATTTTACAGATCATCCCGGCATGTGCATATCCTCTTAACATCAACTTATGCGTAGTAGCATCTGGAGCAACATGGAACGACACCATCTCCTGAAACGACGCTTCCATTTTGTCCCACATCCATGCGGTGAGGTAACCAgagatgattgcattgtaagtacCAATAGTGCGGGGTTGGCCAGAAGCGTCCAGCGACTGGAGCGTGCGCTCCATGTGGTCAACGAGGATGGAGCGACCGAACAGGGCGATGAGGATGTTGTACGAGTCCACGTTAGGCGGACCGCACCTGGGATCGCGCTCCAGCGCGTGGAAGACCTCGATGCAGTTGTCAAGGAGGCCGCTGTGCATGTATGCCGACATAAGAGCGTTGTAAAGCCCTAGGTTAGGGGAATGAATAGCGGTGCCGTCGGCAAAGAGCGCGGCCGCCGCGTCATGGTCTCCGGCGCGGCCCGCGAGCGAGATGGCGAGGGCAAACTCACTGATAGAGGGCACCGGGGAGAGCACACGGCGGAATGAGAATACAGCGAGCCCTAACCGAGGCCTGGACCGGAGCAGCGAGAGGAGCTCAAGTGACGCGAGCGGCGAGACGGCGAGGAGGGTAGGGAAGGAGTGGTCGTGGAGGGCGGACACCGGGTCCGGGTCAGGCCCCGGGAGCGCGGTGAGCGAGGTGGCGAGCAAGGAGACGGCGGCTCGGAGATGGGATGCGGTAAAGGGCGGGAGCGCCGGCGAGGTAGAAGAACAAGAGGCTGAGCACCACGTCCCGGCCGGATCGGGCGGAGGATGAAGAGGCGACGGGGAGTGCGGCGGCCAGGTGGAGGAGATCACGTCGGGTGGGACAGAGACGGAGGTGAAGGGCCTAGCGGTGGTGGCGTCGTAAAGGCAGCGGCGGCTTCGGAGCAGAGGGAGGAGGGAACAGGCGGGGCGGCGGGACATGGGAGGAGGCTGCGGCGGCGTAGGCCGGCGGCGGCGCGAGGGGTTTAGGCTAGGGAGGGATCCGCTCATCCGCGTGGGGAATGGACGGGGGAGGAGCGCAGGAGGCCAACATCGTCCTGGCGTGCTGGATGGGTTTCTTTAAGCGGGCCTATTTTGTGCGAGTCATGATTTCATTGCATAAAACGGTAGTTCGGCCCGTCCAGGTTGGTAGGCCGTGAAGAGACCAAACAAGTGACATGGACTTTAGCCCGTTTTTTGCGATTTAGGTTGGTTGGCCGCGAAGGGACCAAAAAATGGCATGGCTTTGTCCAATTTTTCGCGATTTGATTGATGAGAACAGCTAGCATTGACGATAGAGATGGCAATCGGGACCCAATTTCCCGCGGGGAATCCCTCTATAAGGATCTAGGGTCAATTTCCTGAATGTCATTCGAAAATACTCGTCCTTGTGTGTCACTGgcccccacatgtcatacacacACAAAAATGTACCTATATGCCACTCAGTGGCACACAACGAATGAGTATAAAATCTGATGGCATACCAGGAATTTTTCCAAGGATCTATCTCCGTTTCCCGCGGGGACACATTAAACTTACATATAACGATGTTTTCATATAATagttaataataaaaataaataattgtcTTATCAAGTGATCACCCTTTATACAAATGTAT from Zea mays cultivar B73 chromosome 6, Zm-B73-REFERENCE-NAM-5.0, whole genome shotgun sequence harbors:
- the LOC103630349 gene encoding pentatricopeptide repeat-containing protein At2g30780, whose amino-acid sequence is MSGSLPSLNPSRRRRPTPPQPPPMSRRPACSLLPLLRSRRCLYDATTARPFTSVSVPPDVISSTWPPHSPSPLHPPPDPAGTWCSASCSSTSPALPPFTASHLRAAVSLLATSLTALPGPDPDPVSALHDHSFPTLLAVSPLASLELLSLLRSRPRLGLAVFSFRRVLSPVPSISEFALAISLAGRAGDHDAAAALFADGTAIHSPNLGLYNALMSAYMHSGLLDNCIEVFHALERDPRCGPPNVDSYNILIALFGRSILVDHMERTLQSLDASGQPRTIGTYNAIISGYLTAWMWDKMEASFQEMVSFHVAPDATTHKLMLRGYAHAGMICKMEQAYERACKLGIKVDILHIRAMLCAYCKFYHVGRIQKIEDLLKKLGPDDYRPWLNVLLIKVYAQEGLTEGMELYISEALERNTIVTAVKVMRSIICNYFQYDAVDRLALFVRRAEDAGWKLCRSLYHCKMVMYGKHYRLEEMHGVLDEMECLKFDRTKKTFWIMYKAYVSCGRRTEANTIIGMMWKHGFAVRDDMSDQ